In the Podospora bellae-mahoneyi strain CBS 112042 chromosome 4, whole genome shotgun sequence genome, one interval contains:
- a CDS encoding hypothetical protein (EggNog:ENOG503P8XP): MAAAVLHLRESIDRPDSRVSFARSEASSHSTYHSFQDLDLQEPEVPPPAPSNPTLRPPVRLPAPTSVPITHQRPPVAWEMRRQDSGYESITPARKDSFPSHHKGASTTSLASSGRKRVRPATRRSPRSAPASQLQRSSRNSVSPSPGYRQSEEVQQEVSYFHFPQPEFTSVPALDDTIGSHNPRDFATEGNYTHKAEVAVYPLPPQTTHYWTSDQTRRLEYAAIDAASKGVRGWVMRHVVPECFVPPSKRRVGFEDDRGSVIRYRLDLDTEDDGEEKENSDSRKGWRTWLFSVRRR, translated from the coding sequence ATGGCTGCCGCTGTACTTCATCTGAGAGAGTCTATCGACCGCCCTGACTCGCGGGTGAGCTTCGCGCGGTCTGAAGCTTCCAGTCACTCAACCTATCATAGCTTTCAGGATCTCGATCTTCAGGAACCCGAGgtgccaccaccagcaccctccAATCCTACCTTGAGGCCGCCTGTTCGTTTGCCAGCTCCTACATCTGTTCCCATTACTCATCAACGTCCACCGGTAGCTTGGGAGATGCGGCGACAGGACTCGGGCTATGAATCAATCACACCAGCCCGCAAGGATTCAttcccatctcatcacaAGGGAGCCTCGACAACGTCTTTGGCTTCAAGCGGCCGGAAACGTGTCAGGCCTGCCACCCGGCGATCACCCAGGTCTGCGCCAGCTTCGCAACTCCAAAGAAGTAGCCGCAACTCTGTCTCGCCCTCCCCCGGTTACCGACAATCGGAGGAGGTTCAACAAGAGGTTTCCTACTTTCACTTCCCACAGCCGGAATTCACCTCAGTGCCGGCATTGGATGATACCATCGGCTCTCACAACCCTCGTGATTTCGCTACTGAAGGCAACTACACACACAAAGCTGAGGTTGCGGTCTATCCACTCCCTCCACAGACGACACATTACTGGACAAGCGATCAGACGCGACGACTTGAGTATGCGGCCATTGATGCCGCGAGCAAGGGCGTTCGCGGCTGGGTTATGCGTCATGTCGTCCCAGAGTGCTTTGTGCCCCCAAGCAAGCGAAGGGTGGGGTTCGAGGACGACAGAGGCAGCGTGATTCGGTACCGCCTTGACCTCGACACGGAGGATgacggcgaggagaaggagaactCAGATTCGAGAAAGGGGTGGAGGACTTGGTTATTCAGCGTCCGGCGCCGTTGA
- a CDS encoding hypothetical protein (EggNog:ENOG503PG89): MSMFYLDVWISGFAAAHAVLSGIWITPLLVLWFVSLCVVRRRGDPARVGVAWMKVVYPFWIVSSLCQVAQIGLSIWGFNDIAGRITKTEYFELAVSLVLFLAEALQNISDILLFIAFVEIGSGFVLCLNGAKKSPIRRRLRFATFALGIILLALALTHFGVAALYLTSTILTFCRLLVTMGINLSEYENHSLIWSGNIKGHTGIRTDILPLVEAFFNYTLMFIVLTLLFVVAIRKRRGLWSNSQMTWDASNKLSNVATGSSPTSETPGYSDDGLQEHGFCLESQQTETSSHPTHPQPSSQPLLSSASPALPRQPPPAAHLDPEPIPTAQQRIPRRPLAPWIPQSPTKPSSPSASSPQSIHPVHGVFLTRQRTIEELDAQKVLVLEMSPIHHPHRIPSSDDGEEVANGFQMQNRAHLSVGESSENAMVATRYQAAQGHDPSLEEDTELDTVVDGFQMGSAHRRTKEVESTTKSQKSQDHDEPLAESDVVADGFQMQSKLPSYDEAAPVRTGLGYLREKDDQDKKARGRARSF, encoded by the exons ATGAGTATGTTTTACCTTGACGTCTGGATAAGCGGCTTTGCCGCCGCCCATGCCGTACTTTCTGGTATTTGGATCACCCCACTGCTCGTCCTGTGGTTTGTGAGTCTCTGCGTCGTCCGCCGAAGGGGTGACCCCGCTAGAGTGGGAGTGGCGTGGATGAAGGTGGTGTACCCGTTCTGGATCGT TTCGTCATTATGCCAAGTGGCCCAAATCGGCTTGAGCATTTGGGGATTCAACGACATTGCTGGCAGAATAACAAAAACAGAATACTTTGAGCTAGCGGTATCCCTTGTTCTCTTCCTTGCCGAGGCGCTTCAGAATATCTCCGATATCCTCCTCTTTATAGCCTTTGTCGAGATTGGCAGCGGCTTTGTGTTGTGTTTGAACGGAGCGAAGAAGTCACCTATTCGAAGACGCCTAAGATTCGCTACCTTTGCATTGGGCATTATCTTGCTGGCTCTTGCTCTGACGCATTTTGGG GTCGCTGCCTTGTATTTGACATCAACAATTCTTACATTCTGTCGCCTTCTTGTCACAATGGGCATTAACCTCAGCGAGTATGAAAACCATAGCCTCATCTGGTCTGGAAACATTAAAGGACATACGGGTATCCGCACAGATATCTTACCCTTAGTTGAGGCCTTCTTCAACTACACTCTCATGTTCATCGTTCTCACGCTCTTGTTCGTCGTGGCCATCCGAAAGCGAAGGGGTCTCTGGTCCAATTCCCAAATGACTTGGGATGCATCAAACAAGTTGTCCAACGTTGCAACTGGTTCCTCCCCTACCTCTGAGACTCCAGGGTACTCGGATGATGGCCTGCAGGAGCACGGGTTCTGTCTCGAATCTCAGCAAACAGAAACATCTTCTCATCCGAcacatcctcaaccatcCAGCCAACCACTTCTGTCTTCAGCATCACCTGCGTTGCCTCGACAACCCCCTCCTGCAGCGCACCTAGATCCAGAACCTATCCCAACCGCACAGCAAAGAATCCCACGAAGACCGCTTGCCCCATGGATACCTCaatcaccaaccaaaccaaGCTCGCCATCAGCATCCTCACCACAAAGTATACACCCAGTCCACGGGGTGTTTCTGACACGTCAGCGGACTATCGAGGAGTTGGACGCGCAAAAGGTGTTGGTATTAGAGATGTCACCAATACACCATCCACACAGGATCCCTTCCAGCGACGATGGAGAAGAAGTGGCGAATGGATTTCAAATGCAGAATCGCGCCCACTTGAGTGTAGGAGAAAGCTCGGAAAATGCTATGGTTGCCACTAGATACCAGGCAGCGCAGGGGCATGATCCATCTTTGGAAGAAGACACAGAGCTGGACACGGTGGTCGACGGGTTTCAAATGGGCTCGGCACATAGAAGGACAAAGGAAGTGGAATCGACAACCAAATCCCAGAAGTCCCAAGACCATGACGAACCTCTTGCGGAGTCAGACGTGGTAGCTGATGGGTTTCAAATGCAATCTAAGCTGCCGAGTTATGACGAGGCGGCCCCGGTGAGGACTGGGTTAGGGTACTTGAGGGAGAAAGACGACCAAGATAAGAAagcgagggggagggcgagatCATTTTGA